The Pseudanabaena sp. BC1403 genome segment ATATCGAAAGTCATCTCAGCAGTATAGATACTAAGTATTACGGTGAACTGACAGAGTTGTTACGCAAACACCCAGATTATCCAGGTTCTAATAACGGTACTGGCTTGTTACAAATTATCGTGGGTCTGAAGATGCGCGCAACTTTTGATCGTCTCACCAAACAAGCTGAACAACTAGTCACAGCCTAAATAACCCTATGAAGAAAGGAAAGTGTTATTTCACAACACTTTCTTTTTTTGTACGGTCACAACACATCTAATACCAAAACACAAAATGGCTACGCCATTTTGTGTATTAAAAACCCTTACAGAGGTTGGTTTTTAATACACAGAAGTGTTGTCACACTTTTGTGTATTGGTATAAGAGATAGCTAGGAAATTTGGCGACAGCTATATAAAGGGACTGCTAAACCAGTAGCCCTGATTATCATGATGAGCAAAAAGTAAGAGGCGACGACACAAATTGATTGTTTCAGGTGTGAGTGCATAATCACTAGTCACACATTCGTGTAAAGCTTGCCGATCGCGATCTCTAATTGTTGATAGTCGAGTAGTGCGATCGCTATCCAAGACTTGGTTGAGCAGCTCAAGACGGATTGGTGGATCTTGCGATTGCAAACAACCTTGCAGTAGGGATAGTAAATATGGTAGATGACCACGGCTAGCTAGACATAGGCGATCAAGGGTTTCTAGATTCTCAAAGCAATCGGTAACTTGATCTAGCCTGAGTTCGGGGGCAATATTTGGCAACATCCTTGCTAAAACAACTTGACGCAGTAGGTTTAAACTTTCAGGATTAACAACATTATTGCGATCGCATAGCTGTAAATTCGGCAAGACAATCGGGGCAGTCCCCTTGGGCTGTAACTGCTCACTGAGATGAGTGATCGCCAGCAGTTGCAAAGTATAGATAGTGTGGCATTGAAATTGACGTAAATATTTACTACCTTTACCAAAAATTTGATCGGACTGCTCAATGGATAGCCGATCAAGGTTATCTACTAAAATCACTAATCCTTTTTTTCCAGTTTGTTTAATACGATCGACTGCGACTCCAGTCACTTCTTCGATCGCCACAATTAGTAAGTTGGTAAGCCGTGTTTCCATATGGCGGTGCAACTGGCGGCGATTTTGACCGTTATCTTGTAAGGTTTGTAAAATTCTTTGTAAGCGTTGCCCAGAGGTTGTGATGTTAATAGATGGAATTATCCTCATCCATTTTTCGATTTCCGCGATCGCATTGGGCAAATAGGTTAGGGATATTGAATCTCCTTTGCTCTCTAATTGTTGCAAAATCAATTTCAGAATTACTAGCCAAAGCTCTGCTAAGCCAACTTCATGGAGTTGTAGATGCTGGTCAACTGCACAATAAATTACTGCAAAGCCTTGCTGCTCTAACTCAAATTTTAATCTTAGGAGTTCCGTTGATTTGCCACTACCAATATGTCCTGAAAGTAATTGATAGGTGGGTTTATTCGGGGATAAGGCGATCGCTCTTCGCATTCGCTTCACTACGTTTTCTCCTCTTGCAGGAGCTAAATCTATATAGTACGATGCTTCTTTTTGTAAACAGATGGAAAAACTGGCGTTACAAGCATGAAGGAATTCTAGATTTGACATAATGTAGGATTAATTGGAGATCTATGCTTGAGTCCCTTGTTTGTCTTAAGAATCCATTTAAGAATTGTCTAGATCCCCCCCAGCCCCCCTTAAAAAGGGGGGAGAATTAAATTCTTCCCCCTTTTTAAGGGGGATTGAGGGGGATCTCTTAGAGCTTTTGACCGCAGAAAGTAATTCTTAAATGGTTTCTAATACCAATTCACAAAATGACATAGCCATTTTGTCTTTTTAAAACCCTTGCTGGATTTGCTTTTCAACTCACAAAAGTGTGACTATATTTTTGTGAATTGGTATAACACAAAATTTTAGATCGTTTTTTTTGTTCTTGTACGTTCTGTGCCAGCAAAGTAGCAACTCTCATTATGAAACCAATTTTTGGTTTTCCAGCACCTACGGCGCTGGAAAACCAAAAATTGGTTTTTTGAAAGTCAGCCACAAAAATGAGAATTACAGCTAGCAAATAAGGGGTGGTGCATTGATAACTGGCTAGCGCCTCATGGTGCCGAAAAAATTTGGGTTTGTCATGGTCGCATCAAGGAGTGATACCAATTCACAAAAACCAGAAAGGGTTTTATAGCTTTCGCCAAGTGTAAGGACATAAAACCTAAGAATTGATTGGCGGCGCTTCGCGCTGCCAATCAATTCTTAGGTTTTTTATGTCTTAAGACAAGTGACTGTAGACATGATCTTTTTATGATTCGACTAATTGACGGGCAATGTACCAAGTGAGAATGCCCGTAGCGATCGCGATCGCACTCAGTGCAAAAATCACCTTCTGCAATCCAAAATAGGATTCGGCAATCCCAGCCACTGATAGGGGTAAACTAAGCGCAATATTCACGGCATTATTTTGTAAGCCGAAGACCTTGCCGCGCATATCTTCAGGCGTTTCTTCTTGAATTACTGTCTGCATAGGAATTACGCATAATCCTGCAAAAATCCCCGTACCCGCGATCGCAATTAGTCCCAATCCAAAGCGATCGCTAAAAATCGCCAACATCCCCAAAAATGCTGACATCCCAAGGGAGCCAATTAAAGAAAGCATTTGACGGCTACAGCGATCGCCTAGTTTTGCGACAATTCCTGCACCAATCGCCATCCCCAAACTGGCTACCGCCAATAAAAATCCAAACTGCTCCGATTTAATTTCGGGCATCACTTCGGCTAAGCGTACCGCTAGGACTGTCAGCGCCGCAATAATTGAAAAGGTACAAATTAATTGAATTAGTGCCGATAGTGAAGTCTTTTTATGATTGAGATATTGCAAACCCTCTTTGATGTCATTCCAGAGGTGAAAACTATCACGATGTAAGTCTTCCTTAGTTTCGCCTGTTTTCAATAGAATTAAGATAATCCCTGCGACTAAATAACTGCCGCCAACGAGGATCTCTTGACCGACATTATGCCAAAGATGATCGGATAGGGCTAAAAGTGGTTCGCCAAGGGCAAATCCTAAAATCAACGCCCCCATGATCGTGGTTGTGTAGAGAGAATTCGCTGACAATAACTTTGGTTTCTCGACTACGAGCGTAATCGCTGATTGTTCGGCTGGCGTGAAAAACTGCGTGAAGGTGGAGACCAGAAAAGTAATGCATAGTAACCCCCAAAAGCCAGTCGGTGCGCCCCAAGGTAACACACTATTTTTGGTAACCCAGAGTAGCAGGGGAATACTGAGAACCAATAGTCCGCGCAGAATATTAGAACTAACTAAAACTGTTTTTTTATTCCAACGATCCACATATACGCCTGCGATCGATCCAAACAAAATCGCGGGAATTGTGAATGACACCATGACTGCGGAGACCCAACCGCTAATCGTTTCGCCCTCGTGCTGAAATTGTGTAGAAACGATCGCAATTACGAGTACTAAAAAGATTTTGTCTGCGATCTGCGAAAAGACCTGCCCTGTCCACAGTGATAAAAAATTAGGATTGCGAAGAACTGACTTAGAATCAGCAGAATCGGCTGGTAATGCATCGGTTGGTAATTCAGGAGTTCCTACTTTATTGCCATTGTTCGCATGAGTATCAGCATGGTTGGGATCGGGAATCTCTGGCAGATTTGGTGTAGGCGGATCGAATAAATGGGTCATATGTTAAAAAAACAGTTATCAATCAGAGCCGAAGACTGGATTGGTCTATCAAAATGATACTGTGCATATGCTCGTAACAATCTTTCAACTGCAAGCCAATCTGATGTATTCGTTTCTAAAATATTATCTGCTAAATCAGTCTGGGCAAGTTCTTGCATAGCAAGAAGTTCAGACGCTGTGAGGTAGTGACTGATGCGATTGTGTATAGCTTCACTCATGCTTGATTCAGCGCTATCAGAGTTCGGATTACCGTCACTAGCAAGATCGGTTATTTCAAGGTTGATGACTCCACCGCCGACAATGCTAAAGCCTGCTTTCCATTTTTGCTGCTCGCGATTGGCTATAACTGGGCTTTGACTGATGCAACAGCTATGTACTTGGGGCGCAAATCCTGCGATCGCCAGCAAATGGTATGTTCCATGATTCAAATGCGCCAAAACATTTTGATTTTCAGCATCCTGAATACGGTTTAGATGCTCAATTAGCACTAAGAATAGTTCTTCTTGGGGCTGGGCTGATAATGCTTGCATTAGGGCAAGTTCCGATAAATATTGGGCGGCGGTAAGCTTAGCTAGAGTTTTCCCCAAACCCACAAAAGATTGCAAAACTTCAGCATGTTTAATACGATCCATATTGCGCCCTACAGAAATCTGCAAATCATTGACCACAAATAAGCCTGATCGACCTGCCATTGCTGAGCGATGTTTTCGTGCTCCTGCGGCGACAGCTCTGATCAAGCCATGTTCTTTGGTGAGAATGGTTAATAGGCGATCATGTTCACCCAAGGGCATTCCCTTAAGATTTACTCCTGTGGCTCGATATTCTTTAGGCAATTTGGGACTCGTGATTAAGTAAATAGACTAAAATAACGATCATCGGTTGTTTTATATCAGATCAGTCACTGATTTGTGTCTTTGCCCGTCTTTGAATACAGATGTAACCATTTCTATTGCCATAATGAATCTTGCCAATCGCGATTTGAGTTCAGTTTTAAGTCGCATCACCAATAAGTTACAACAAGATCAAGTCGTTAGTGACGCTCTACACAAGCTCAGAGAGAATCTTAATGTTGATCGTGTGGTTTTGTACTACTTCTACACGAAATGGAAAGGACAAGTAACCTTTGAAGCGATCAGTGAGCCTCAATATTCGATCATTGGGTCAACTGGTCCCGATGATTGCTTCAATGCCGATTATGCCGAGCTTTATTTGGAAGGACGTGTTCAGGCTACTGAAGATATTGAGAAAGCTCCTATTAGTGCTTGTCATCAAGATTTTTTGCGAGGTATGCAAGTGCGAGCAAATTTAGTTGCACCTGTTTTAACACATGGAAAGCTATGGGGGCTATTAGTTGGACATCATTGTCAAGATGTTAGAGTCTGGAAAATCTCAGATATTGATTTAATCCGTCAATATTCTCATGATCTGGCTTTTGCTCCTTCAATTAGCGATGTATGATTTTTGGCTTGAGCGCAAAGCTCTATAAACCCAAAAAAGAAAAAAGCGTCCGCATCGCGGACGCTTTTTTCTTTTTTGGGTTTTACCAGATTTTCCAATCACTCCAATTGAGGTTAAAAATAGAAGTGTCGGGGAATGCGATCGCATTATTGTTTTTTACTAACATTTGCTGCAATTGCGTAAGTTGTGGGCTTACCCTTGGTAAATCCTCAACTAACTGGTAAGGGAGAATTCCTTCAGACAGAGCAAAATCAGCAGTTGTACCTGCGGCGGCTCCTACAGACCACTCATAGGAATGGACACGATATCCTGCGGCGACGATATAGCTAAAGGCGATATTTTTCCCAGACACGATCAGATTGTCGATTTTTTGAGGAATTAG includes the following:
- a CDS encoding ATP-binding protein, producing MSNLEFLHACNASFSICLQKEASYYIDLAPARGENVVKRMRRAIALSPNKPTYQLLSGHIGSGKSTELLRLKFELEQQGFAVIYCAVDQHLQLHEVGLAELWLVILKLILQQLESKGDSISLTYLPNAIAEIEKWMRIIPSINITTSGQRLQRILQTLQDNGQNRRQLHRHMETRLTNLLIVAIEEVTGVAVDRIKQTGKKGLVILVDNLDRLSIEQSDQIFGKGSKYLRQFQCHTIYTLQLLAITHLSEQLQPKGTAPIVLPNLQLCDRNNVVNPESLNLLRQVVLARMLPNIAPELRLDQVTDCFENLETLDRLCLASRGHLPYLLSLLQGCLQSQDPPIRLELLNQVLDSDRTTRLSTIRDRDRQALHECVTSDYALTPETINLCRRLLLFAHHDNQGYWFSSPFI
- a CDS encoding MFS transporter, which gives rise to MTHLFDPPTPNLPEIPDPNHADTHANNGNKVGTPELPTDALPADSADSKSVLRNPNFLSLWTGQVFSQIADKIFLVLVIAIVSTQFQHEGETISGWVSAVMVSFTIPAILFGSIAGVYVDRWNKKTVLVSSNILRGLLVLSIPLLLWVTKNSVLPWGAPTGFWGLLCITFLVSTFTQFFTPAEQSAITLVVEKPKLLSANSLYTTTIMGALILGFALGEPLLALSDHLWHNVGQEILVGGSYLVAGIILILLKTGETKEDLHRDSFHLWNDIKEGLQYLNHKKTSLSALIQLICTFSIIAALTVLAVRLAEVMPEIKSEQFGFLLAVASLGMAIGAGIVAKLGDRCSRQMLSLIGSLGMSAFLGMLAIFSDRFGLGLIAIAGTGIFAGLCVIPMQTVIQEETPEDMRGKVFGLQNNAVNIALSLPLSVAGIAESYFGLQKVIFALSAIAIATGILTWYIARQLVES
- the recO gene encoding DNA repair protein RecO — its product is MPKEYRATGVNLKGMPLGEHDRLLTILTKEHGLIRAVAAGARKHRSAMAGRSGLFVVNDLQISVGRNMDRIKHAEVLQSFVGLGKTLAKLTAAQYLSELALMQALSAQPQEELFLVLIEHLNRIQDAENQNVLAHLNHGTYHLLAIAGFAPQVHSCCISQSPVIANREQQKWKAGFSIVGGGVINLEITDLASDGNPNSDSAESSMSEAIHNRISHYLTASELLAMQELAQTDLADNILETNTSDWLAVERLLRAYAQYHFDRPIQSSALIDNCFFNI
- a CDS encoding GAF domain-containing protein; this translates as MNTDVTISIAIMNLANRDLSSVLSRITNKLQQDQVVSDALHKLRENLNVDRVVLYYFYTKWKGQVTFEAISEPQYSIIGSTGPDDCFNADYAELYLEGRVQATEDIEKAPISACHQDFLRGMQVRANLVAPVLTHGKLWGLLVGHHCQDVRVWKISDIDLIRQYSHDLAFAPSISDV